A region of the Apium graveolens cultivar Ventura chromosome 6, ASM990537v1, whole genome shotgun sequence genome:
gctcagttctaggatacttgtccttagcgatatattccagatcactttttcgcttcttgcctccagcgggctcgttgctcactacggccttcctcatgctctcttctaCCTTAATGTACTTCctggccctatcttggagctgcaacatgctttcaggggggcgctttgccaaggacatcttgaagaactcatccctagttccatGTTGCAGTGCTAttatggctaccttatcatcaaggtccgggacttttaaagcttccttcgtgaaacgattcaggtagtctcgcaacctgtacaatgctcatgagggatgctgaacttttctcatgcactctcccgctgatgaactgcttaataaaagcctgacttaattctctgaaggacccaatagagttcggggacaaacgactataccatctttgagccatacccgacaggttttgaggaaaggctcgacacttaatagcgtcattcacgggcttCAACAACAGTGtattggagaatgtcctgacatgattagcgggatctcctgtgccatcataagctttgatagtgggcatcttgaacttccttgagatatgggcattcattatctctgcaatgaatggtggagtaggatcatcaggatctccaaggggaagaagattgcttggatcagctcttgggactacatCCCTTCTTTGTgatggaccatccaggtctatgattagATGAGGATTTCTCCTCTTAGGTGGTAATGGGAGTCTGGGAGCCTGGTgcacctccaagtcgcgcttcagcctttgaatctcggCCTCGTgagccttgattctctcctgcacttcttggggattaacccctcgggtgctcctaggatgTTGGTTACCATTAGCCATTAGTTCTTtaccagcacgtctccttcttggagccacttcatcatccgaagattcggagtctctctcaatATAAGGACCataaaattcctgatcctccgggataggagccaaaccttgtatgtaggggggtttgccctcgtgcttcaccccgtccagcatgtccacttcctccaacctcgggataaaggggcatcccataagggggttggtagttacaatagttgaatactcatacctaATGGGTCGAGAATTCGCAGATGTATGTAGCTGCTGAAGTTGAGAATTCGTCCCTTGAGTggccgagggaatcgtcccttttggctgaggttcagttgcccctacctgggcttctccttgggtggtGGCATAGGTTGAATGTGGAGGTACCTCCCCGGTTGACAAAACCACTTGGGTTTTCCCcgcgggtgttcctccttcaagggcgctgcttgttctccgtgttctcgccacGGTTGTTGTTGTGcgtcccacagacggcgccaaatgttatggattgaaaagtagggtatattaattgttgtatttattactaaggttcgggagctcaaggcctttaatggttgctctcgtgtttcgtagcttaattctgcctgtacgagatgcctatgtatctcagtgaattagagaatcaagccaaaaaatgtagttctgattggtgggaGTGAGACCCCTTAAATAGATGTtggaagtccttgaattggactagatctaggagacttggtgggcaagtctcagagttggagtggactttggagtcctaggatATAGggaactgattccttatcctattagGTCCCTTGGAGGTTAATCTATAAGGATTCATATCCTGATTGGGATTTATCTTGACAGCTGgtttatcccttattaattaattacgaaattaattaataatcagggttttgggccctttttAATTGGGCTTCGTTTTTGGACCGTATCTGGTCTCAATTAATTTTTAGCACAAACTATATTTCCAGTCTATTTTTGGGCCCTTATCAAGGATCCTGGAcctcttctaatgggcttaactgcCAGCTCAATATAATTAATGagatattaattacgcaatccGGGTTTATTTTATTCTTTTATCACAACCATTACAATCGCAATCTCAATCTcgaataataatatataactactATTTCACTTTGAACACATAAATAAAATTGGtacatttattatttatttatattaaaatattaggactcagaataattcatcacggtccaccgttcGCTCGTCGAAGctcatcgcggacggcggcaaaattttcgGGGCACCCGCGTATACGGGTTCCAACACAAAAAGATTCCGCCGATTATTAATTCATTCCCGCAcgaattatttattttatttcacaaaaccTAATCAATTAATCCTTGCAGCAAATTGAGCAGAATAATCAATAATTTGTTCACCACATACGCGTATAACACGCGCCAAACGCAGGAACAATTCCATGGCCGGAAAACACAAGAATCAGGCGGCACACAAAAGAACACCACCCCACACAACACTGAagcacatatacacacacacgaCTGACGCAGACACACACACAACCCACATACACAAACAGTCAATACACATACACGAGCACATATATACTGGCAACACACACAAGCAAGCGCGCGGCAGCAAGAACCAGTGGCGAAGTCACCGGAAAAAAATCAGAATTCAAGCCAACGACTCACCGAAATCAGGCCGGAGAACAGAGGTAATCGGAGAAATAGAATCGAGAATAGGGAAAGGGAATAGAAGAGAGTGGAGGGAGGGAGAAATATAtgtgtacgtatatatatatatatagggggctactccaatagaaaccaatttagaatagaaactagaaaccaaatattttttttttaaaattaatttgaaatataacacatatggtatgcaaatcgatctttgagagatgtagaaaaatacagtgaaatcggattttaaaaaaaaattacggtttgacgggaaatatcaaattaaaaacagAGAGGAAAATctgaaattgggtgtgggagggtgcaggGTAGTTGGGTCGTGTGATTTAGGAGGGGACCATTAGATTGGATAGATCTAATGACTTAGATTAGTTctaagtttctattttaattttagtttgtatttgatcattcccctgtatatatatatatatatatatatatatatatatatatatatatatatatatatgaaatcaagagagagagagatagggTAATAGAGAGATTGGCGAGAGATGAGAGTGAGGAAAGAGGAGTTTTGTGTTGCTGTTATATTTTATTTGTATGTTttgttgttttttttttctgCAGCCACCAATAAGCAACTGCCACGCACCAAAGGAATTGCCAAAAATCCAACACGTGTCCTGAACCGCCACATACCTCTTTTTGCAGCCCGCTTTTATACCGCACCGTGCACTTTAACGAATAAATACGCAGGTAAAAATAATCCGGAAAATTAccaaaatgaatttaaaattctcgaaataattaaaaagtaataaaataaaattttcaaaatttttaaaccaaATCGGATCGCACACCAAACCCGCATTTAACAATTTAGCGAACAAACGTGCtggtgaatttaatcccaaaaatttccaaaataattttaaaattctcggaatattccaaacttcgataaatatgagtttcataatttttgaagaattctggaattaaataagATTTTTTACCAATAAATGAAATCACAAAATCattcagggctaaataattgatgaaatattgatttccaaattttataaaatcccaaaaataattattataattataaaaccataaaaaaaatTTAGAGACATCCAAATATTTAGGGAAAATAAAAgtacaataaaatcacttttaaggGCGAAACTAAATCATATAGCCCAATAATTCACCACGCAATTCAATCCTACACACACTAGTAATCACGTATACACAATAATAAAGCAATAACCCGCTGACAGAAtccatatacatattttatttacttaattatttaataattacactttaaaataataaaagtatacgagtcatTATGTTAGTGTCATTGGTGCACTAATGTATCTTGCCAATTGCACACGTCGTGATATTGCATTTTCTGTTAATCTATTGGCAAGACATAGTTCTGCTCCAACTCGAAGACATTGGACTGGTGTGAAATAAATTTTTAGATATCTTCGAGGAACAATGGATATGGGATTGTTTTATGCTAAAGACTCAAAAGTGGAATTAGTTGGTTATGCGGATGTAGGATATCGGTCTGATCCCCACAAAGGAAGATCACAAACAGTTTACTTATTCACATATGGTGATACTGCAATATCTTGGCGATCTACAAAACAGACTCTTACGGCAACGTCTTCAAATCATGCTGAATTGTTAGCACATCATGAAGCAAGTAGGGAATGTGTATGGCTAAGATCTTTGGTTCATCACATCCGAGAATCATGTGGCATTTCACTCAATAAAGAAATTCCTACTGTTCTATTTGAAGATAATGAAGCATGTATCATTCAAACTAAAGAAGGCTACATCAAAGGAGACCGGACAAAACACATTGATCCAAAATTTTTCTTCACTCATGAACTTCAACAAATGGGAGAAATTAATGTTTGCCAGATTCGCTCGTGTGAAAATGCAGCAGATTTGTTTATTAAAGCACTTCCTACATCATCTTTCGAGAAATTGGTGAACAAGATTGAAATGCGTAGACTTCGAAATATTTTATAGATATGCTAAAATAAGGGGGAGACATAACTTTAAACTATGTACAACACATGTACTTTGTTTCCTTCACTAGGGTTTTTCTCACAGGATTTTTCCTAGTAAGGTTTTAACGAGGTATGATGTTAGTACATGTCATCAAGGGGGAGTGTTATGTATATTAATGGATGACACTAGAATATTCTAAACCCTAACTTTTGATCTTTCGCATCCATGTATCTTAGACTTTTGATTCATGAAATTTGATTCCGTAAGTTCACGCACCTTGTATCTTGTAGGCCTATAAATAAACCTCATACTTGAGCTTGTAATATACACAagtttaataaaatatattattctcTTTCAACTCTTTCTATGTTTTCTATATAATCTATATTAGTACGTAACTAACTTTGAAATTTATAGACGTGCTGCACTATGTAAAGGAGATTTCCTAATCATTCTTGACACTATATTTTCAAACATGTTATGCCAAAATGCAGCTCTTGATATATTAGATCAAATCATCAAAAACTTATGAGATTAGATTAGTAGCATCGAAACACATAAATATCATTTGAAATTGAGTTAAAAAATGGAAATATATACAACATTATATTCAGTGGATAGGTAGTACGAAGCCATAACACAAAGTTCTAACAGAGTCGAGTCAAATCTGAGTTCTGGAACATAAGTAACAAATGCCAGGAGTTGGACTGCAGATCCAATATAGTTCTATTATGGAAATATATACAACATTATATTCAGTGGATAGGTAGTAAGAAGCCATAACACAAAGTTCTAACAGAGTACAGAGTCAAATCTGAGTTCTGGAACATAAGTAACAAATGCCAGGAGTTGGACTGCAGATGCAATATAGTTTTATAAGTTCACAAGATTAGCACTTGAGCAAAATAAATCTATGAACTTATTGTATTCTTACCTAGATAGTATATTATTTCAACATGATAATAGGATCAATGATGACTTAATTAAGCTCTATATTTTCAAGATGCAGCCTGTGTGATTCTTCACCAATCACAAGCTTCCTGAGACTGCTTCTTAGCTCTTCTACCCCTTCATCTAGGACTGCACAGACTGGAAATATAGGAACACCAGGAACTCTTGTTTTCAGTTCCTCATATACCTTTTCTGCCCCTGGCTCATCAATTTTATTTGCCACAATTATTGATGGCCGACTTGATAGACCCTCACGATGAAACTCAAGCTCCAAAATCAAATCTTTCAGTTGCTCCCAAGGATGTACTCCTTTTCTACCATCTAATGCTGCAGCCAAGTCAAGGACATAGGTAAGAACTTTCGTGCGCTCTATGTGACGAAGAAAAGCATGTCCAAGTCCACGATTTTCATGCGCCCCTTTTATAAGGCCTGGAATGTCAGCCACGATAACTGAGAAATCCACATAATTAACATTCCCCAAATTAGGCCTTAACGTTGTGAAGGCGTAATGGCCAACCGTAGGCTTAGCTCTTGACAAAGAGCCTAATAAGGTAGATTTACCAGCATTTGGCATTCCTACCAACCCCACATCAGCAATGCTTTTAAGTTCTAGTAAAAGAACAGCTTGAGAACCAGGTGTGCCAACACTTAGGGAGGAATCCTCGTTATCCTCAGATACAACATCATCAACTCCCTTATTCTTTTGTTTCCCCGACTTCACAAGTTTGGGGTTCTTAAAGGCTTTTGGATAACACAAATTGCCCAAGCCTCCTGTTCCGCCCCTTGCAATAATTATCTGTTGACCAGGTTCGGTCAATTCCGCAACATCGTACTCAACCTGATCTTCTTCCTCCATGTCTTCTCCCAAATCATCTTCTTCCTCCATGTCTTCTCCCAAATCTGTTGCTGACATATCATCACCTAAGGTATCAGGCTCAGTCCCAGACCCCAGAGTTTCTAAATCTCTCTTGCTTCCTTGATCCCACAACTTGGAATCTTCTGCTGCAACTCCATTCTTCTTATTATAATCTGGAAATTCAGAGAGTGATTCAGCTGACAGGGTTCGGCATGCTTTTTTTCTGTTGGCTGAGTTCACCAAACTATTGTTATACTTTGTTTCCTCCACCGACATGTTGCTCGCATTCTTGGATGATTGCTTAGTAGTTTCAGGATTGAGGTCAACCGTACCAGGGACATCCCATGGGTCCAGTTCTGGGGAGGAATTCTTTTCAACCACAACAGGAATTTCACCGTTTACTAGGTGTATAACCGTGCCAACAGGAACTAGAACGACCTATCAGACAAAACAAAAGCATAACTGAACAATATTATAgtctaaaattataaattatacaGTCAAATAGCAGAGACAGGATAAATCCAAAgcgaaaagaatagcatgcaacCTTATCTGACCCTCGACTCCCTATCATATTTTTTGAGGCACCATGTCCTCCTCGTTGAGCATTCTGTTAGATATTGAGATTATGACATATAGCATAAATGAGGAGCAATAACAAGCACAGCAGAAAAAATAACCGAAGGAGAAAAGGAAGAATACACAACTATGTGATGATTTAGACTACTAAAATCCCAAATTCTGGGAGAACATTCCAATATCACATCACCGCCTCTTCCACCATTGGCACCTACATGAATATGCAcataattaaaaaaaaagaacCATTTTCAATAATATATTTGGGTGGCTGACTAAATAATATGATATTCATATTTTACTTAATAGATTTAGAGTCAAATATAGATATAAGAAGCATATTACTGGGTACTACAAAGATATAATAACAGCTCACAGACAAAAGTAAGTTGAGAAGCTGAACATTTTTTATATATTACTGGATTAAGGTCAACGAAATTTTGGATACACGACCTTGATAATTATAGCTATATGCATATCAGGAAAAAGTAAGAACCCACCATCAGCTTTACCACGCCGATCATGCCTGCTACGACGAATGCTGTAACAACCATTTCCCCCGTCACCTCCTTTGGCTGATAGCCTAAACCGATCTATCATTCTCCGGTCCTGCAACACAATTTTTTTTATAGCATAAGGAGACCAAATATATTTAAAAAAGATGTAACATAAGAGAGAGAATAGACCTGTAGAGGATCATTCTTCATTTTCTTGAAAGAAGAGTAAGAGCAGGTTTGCATAAGCCATGGCGACTTTAagaaatttttaatattttgcaGATATTGAAGGTTTCTTCTGCAGTGTATCCACATCTCTATTATATCAATATCCCTTAAGCTCTTCTGAAGTTTGGAAAATCCATGCAACAAGATGGTAGTTCTATATTAGAATTATTTGTAATATATATGATTCTGCTGATATgtgctaaaatcaatatatttacaACACTGTACAAGATCCATCTTGATATGACGGAACATAAAAAAAGCCTCAATCTCGTGCTGTATAGATAATTTATTTGAATACAATCAACACACCAATCTATTTGTACAAAAAATGCACATAAATTTAATAACAGTAACAACCCCCCAGTTCTTTTTCTTATAGcttttaaacaaaataatattgagCTTTGAATCCTAGACCCATTCTGGGCTGTGTGGCGCCTAAACTCGTGTCGTTTCTGTACGTAGAGTTACTGTAAACCATTTGGGTTGCTATTACATATTACACTAAACCATCTTCCAGGATGCTAATATAAACAATCAAAGTATACTGACATTTATCTCGAAACTTTGGTGAtctatataaataaaaattaataatagcAATACACAAACACGAGCAAAATAAAAGGAATGGAGTAGACTAACATACTTATGAAGAATAGCACAAATGCAACCTCTTATTATGTATATTAATTCCTCTACTAATTTTAGTTTTCACTTTTACAAATTTGTGTTTTTAAAATGAGAGTAGCAGTTGAGTGCAATATACTGTATTTATTATTAGACATAACCAGTATATTTTATAGAAAGTATACTTGGAGAACATTtaaaacaacatttgtaaataAACCTTATGGAAAACATCCCTTATAACAAGTCTTTTTGAGAAAAGATCATCAGTTTATAAAAGTTAAAATGAGAATACTCA
Encoded here:
- the LOC141668211 gene encoding putative GTP-binding protein OBGM, mitochondrial yields the protein MWIHCRRNLQYLQNIKNFLKSPWLMQTCSYSSFKKMKNDPLQDRRMIDRFRLSAKGGDGGNGCYSIRRSRHDRRGKADGANGGRGGDVILECSPRIWDFSSLNHHINAQRGGHGASKNMIGSRGSDKVVLVPVGTVIHLVNGEIPVVVEKNSSPELDPWDVPGTVDLNPETTKQSSKNASNMSVEETKYNNSLVNSANRKKACRTLSAESLSEFPDYNKKNGVAAEDSKLWDQGSKRDLETLGSGTEPDTLGDDMSATDLGEDMEEEDDLGEDMEEEDQVEYDVAELTEPGQQIIIARGGTGGLGNLCYPKAFKNPKLVKSGKQKNKGVDDVVSEDNEDSSLSVGTPGSQAVLLLELKSIADVGLVGMPNAGKSTLLGSLSRAKPTVGHYAFTTLRPNLGNVNYVDFSVIVADIPGLIKGAHENRGLGHAFLRHIERTKVLTYVLDLAAALDGRKGVHPWEQLKDLILELEFHREGLSSRPSIIVANKIDEPGAEKVYEELKTRVPGVPIFPVCAVLDEGVEELRSSLRKLVIGEESHRLHLENIELN